From the genome of Candidatus Electrothrix communis, one region includes:
- a CDS encoding HAD family hydrolase, with protein sequence MPNQEKKLYIALISIHGLIRGNDMELGRDPDTGGQTRYVRDLAYALGKHREVDRVDLITQRVVDDAVSEDYAQAVERLNKRAQIIRIDTGAEGYLRKEELWEYLDIFADNLLAMFQEQNRFPDILHSHYADAGFVGVRLSNLTGTPLVHTGHSLGRDKKLRLLAAGMQKEEIESRYNISRRIEAEEEVLATAELVVTSTRNEIEDQYELYDFYHPDNMAVIPPGADLDQFYPPRPGSKSPFLKAVRLFLRKENKPIILALSRPDERKNIKTLVHTYGQSSRLRKMANLVIIAGNRDDIRDMDEGSQQVIQELLLLIDLYDLYGKVALPKHHKAEEVAEIYRMCAASGGVFVNPALTEPFGLTLLEAGATGCPLLATENGGPVDIIENCKNGFLFDPLDEDQLRRQLIDILSAPSLWKSLQRNGLEGVRKHYSWQAHVKKYLHRITSLIGTDKAVLEQREPYQRKIRPATRAVFSDLDQNLIGNSTGRKELVALLLSNRKRLLFGIATGRSRDSALAIMVQKKIPRPDVLITGLGTSIYYGRSLIPDQTWLHHLDYLWMPGTLKRLLADTPGLRLQPSDKQGKFKLSYFYDEEKAPSVDELNVYLRQQDLTVNLSLAFGQYLDIVPVRASKGLALRYVSHRLEIPLENILVAGGSGADEDMMRGNTRAVVVGNRHHEELSDIDELEGVYFAKKPYAHGILEGIEHYDFLAEEEPLSEDKA encoded by the coding sequence ATGCCGAACCAAGAAAAAAAACTCTATATCGCTCTGATCAGCATCCACGGCCTGATCAGAGGCAATGACATGGAACTGGGCCGTGACCCTGACACCGGAGGCCAGACCCGCTATGTCCGGGATCTGGCCTATGCCCTAGGGAAGCATAGAGAGGTCGACCGGGTGGACCTGATCACCCAGCGAGTTGTGGACGATGCGGTGAGCGAGGACTATGCGCAGGCCGTGGAACGGCTCAATAAGCGGGCACAGATTATCCGCATCGACACCGGCGCTGAAGGCTATCTTCGCAAGGAGGAATTATGGGAGTACCTGGACATCTTTGCCGACAACCTGCTGGCCATGTTTCAGGAGCAGAACCGTTTCCCGGATATCCTGCACTCCCATTATGCCGATGCTGGTTTTGTCGGGGTCCGTCTGTCCAACCTCACAGGTACTCCTCTGGTCCACACCGGGCACTCGCTGGGCCGGGATAAAAAGCTGCGCCTACTGGCAGCAGGGATGCAGAAGGAGGAAATCGAATCCCGATACAATATTTCCCGCCGCATTGAAGCGGAAGAGGAAGTGCTGGCAACGGCGGAACTGGTGGTCACCAGCACCCGTAATGAAATCGAAGACCAGTATGAGCTGTATGATTTTTATCATCCGGACAATATGGCGGTTATTCCGCCCGGCGCTGATCTGGACCAGTTCTATCCTCCTCGACCGGGAAGCAAATCTCCTTTTCTGAAGGCAGTCCGGCTCTTTCTGCGCAAGGAAAACAAGCCCATCATCCTTGCCCTGTCCCGGCCCGACGAACGGAAGAATATCAAAACCTTGGTTCATACCTACGGCCAATCCTCCAGGCTGCGCAAGATGGCGAATCTGGTCATTATTGCCGGGAATCGGGACGATATCAGGGATATGGACGAAGGATCACAACAGGTTATTCAGGAACTGCTGCTCCTCATTGATCTGTATGACCTCTACGGCAAGGTGGCCCTGCCGAAACACCATAAGGCCGAAGAAGTGGCGGAGATTTACAGAATGTGCGCTGCTTCCGGAGGGGTGTTTGTCAATCCTGCTCTGACCGAGCCTTTCGGCCTGACCCTGTTGGAGGCGGGGGCTACCGGCTGCCCGCTGCTGGCCACCGAGAACGGCGGGCCAGTGGATATCATCGAAAATTGCAAAAACGGCTTCCTGTTTGATCCCCTTGACGAAGACCAGCTGCGCCGTCAGCTGATTGATATCCTGAGCGCCCCCTCCTTATGGAAATCTCTCCAGCGCAACGGGCTGGAAGGGGTGCGGAAGCATTATTCCTGGCAGGCCCATGTAAAAAAATATCTGCACCGGATTACCTCCCTGATCGGGACCGACAAGGCCGTCCTGGAGCAACGGGAACCCTATCAACGAAAGATCAGGCCAGCAACCAGGGCTGTTTTTTCCGATCTGGATCAGAACCTAATCGGCAATTCCACAGGCCGGAAAGAGCTGGTAGCACTGCTGCTCAGCAACCGGAAAAGACTGCTGTTTGGGATCGCCACCGGTCGTTCACGGGATTCTGCCCTGGCAATTATGGTCCAAAAGAAAATTCCCCGACCGGATGTCCTGATTACCGGGTTGGGGACTTCTATTTATTATGGCCGCAGCCTGATTCCCGATCAGACCTGGCTGCACCATCTGGATTATCTTTGGATGCCGGGCACCTTGAAGCGGCTACTGGCCGACACCCCAGGCCTCCGTCTCCAACCAAGCGATAAACAGGGGAAATTCAAACTCTCTTATTTTTATGATGAGGAAAAAGCACCTTCTGTGGATGAACTGAATGTGTACCTGCGGCAGCAGGACCTGACCGTAAATCTCAGTCTGGCCTTCGGACAATACCTGGATATTGTCCCGGTGCGGGCCTCCAAGGGGCTCGCCCTGCGATACGTTTCCCATCGCCTTGAGATTCCATTGGAAAATATCCTGGTTGCAGGCGGTTCTGGGGCGGACGAAGACATGATGCGCGGCAATACCCGTGCCGTGGTGGTCGGCAACCGTCATCATGAAGAGCTGTCGGATATTGACGAGCTGGAAGGGGTTTATTTTGCGAAAAAGCCCTATGCGCACGGTATTCTTGAGGGGATTGAACACTATGATTTCCTTGCGGAAGAAGAACCTCTCTCGGAGGATAAAGCATGA
- a CDS encoding carbohydrate kinase yields the protein MMKLSPDPTGIWIFGEVLFDTFPDGIAVLGGAPFNVAWNLTAFQAAPRIITAIGNDAPGQVIQERMHGWQMNCEHLAVVPEYPTGKVTIRLINGEPSYTIEENQAYDNIPLDCLPERTEGFLYFGSLALRTAHNRAVLAELKKRHQGKIFIDINLRPPFWDKDCLLALVQDAHWLKMNEVELALIAESKGADMESQARQLKADYDLDGIVVTCGSRGAFALGPDNKSMQVRPKQAKEVQDTVGAGDAFTSVLLLGLVQSWPLQDILTRAQQFASAVVGIQGAVSADNKFYQQHLQFW from the coding sequence ATGATGAAGTTATCACCTGATCCAACAGGCATCTGGATTTTCGGAGAAGTCCTGTTTGATACCTTTCCTGACGGCATTGCTGTTCTCGGAGGTGCCCCCTTTAACGTGGCCTGGAACCTGACTGCTTTTCAGGCTGCACCTCGAATTATTACTGCCATTGGCAACGATGCCCCTGGCCAAGTCATACAAGAGCGGATGCATGGTTGGCAGATGAACTGCGAACATCTTGCTGTTGTCCCGGAATACCCAACCGGTAAGGTGACAATTCGGTTGATCAACGGAGAGCCCTCGTATACCATTGAGGAAAATCAGGCCTACGATAATATCCCGTTGGACTGCCTCCCAGAGCGTACTGAGGGTTTTCTCTATTTCGGCTCTCTGGCCCTGCGCACCGCTCATAACCGTGCCGTACTGGCTGAGCTGAAAAAACGACATCAGGGAAAAATATTTATCGACATTAATCTGCGACCGCCGTTCTGGGACAAGGACTGTCTTCTTGCTCTTGTCCAGGATGCACATTGGCTCAAGATGAACGAGGTTGAGCTCGCCCTGATTGCCGAAAGTAAGGGTGCTGATATGGAATCCCAAGCCCGACAGCTGAAGGCGGATTACGACCTGGATGGCATTGTGGTGACCTGCGGCAGCAGAGGTGCCTTTGCCCTGGGACCTGATAATAAGTCGATGCAGGTCAGGCCAAAACAAGCCAAGGAAGTACAGGATACGGTCGGCGCAGGTGATGCCTTCACCTCAGTACTCCTGCTCGGCCTTGTCCAATCCTGGCCCTTACAAGACATCCTAACGCGTGCTCAACAATTTGCCTCCGCCGTAGTCGGCATCCAAGGGGCAGTGAGTGCGGACAATAAATTTTATCAACAACATCTTCAATTCTGGTAG
- a CDS encoding amylosucrase, with protein MYEQISHSLLNRILNDMKPDFHKRDLRHFYTRLGANFYAIHSLFDKIYGRLPDFEDYMLRLVEVLARNYLDRPCDLQEIDITREEDHNWFLHQQWVGMALYLDGFAGNLQGLKEKIPYFQELGINLIHIMPILKSPAGKSDGGYAVSDFREINKQAGTLEDIRELAAAFREHGILLTLDVVLNHTSNQHEWAKKTRQGDLRYQDYFFIFEDRNLPDMFEQTMPEVFPDTAPGNFTWDESMQKWVMTVFHDYQWDLNYSNPEVFLEMLDIILFWANQGADIVRLDAVAFLWKELGTSCQNRPEAHLLLQLFKDCCQVTAPGLLFIAEAIVAPLEVIKYFGEDAVVAKECEIAYNATFMALLWEATATHNCKLLAHAIKSLPGKLERATWLNYIRCHDDIGFGFDDEDIKKAGYDPGDHRRFLMKYLTGSFEGSYATGQPFAFNKKNGDARVSGTLASLAGLEYAMAQQDVQEVDFAVRRILLLHSLILSFGGIPLLYYGDEVGTFNDFSYKEDENKADDSRWMHRPRLNWETLARRDETGTPEYTIFQELRKMIAVRKEIDAFADFNNRQLVDMDNDHLFAFLRSSHPRYHQHPVEPIFVLANFDRHPQAADLNALSAYGFGDARSLLDLFTGRPPHCFRNELILSPYQFCWLKSG; from the coding sequence ATGTACGAACAAATTTCCCATTCACTCCTGAATCGGATCCTCAACGATATGAAACCTGATTTTCATAAACGGGATCTGCGCCATTTTTACACCCGCCTGGGAGCAAACTTTTACGCGATTCACTCGCTGTTTGACAAAATCTACGGCAGGCTGCCGGATTTTGAAGACTACATGTTGCGCCTAGTCGAAGTACTGGCCAGAAATTATCTGGACCGCCCTTGTGACCTCCAGGAAATTGACATTACACGTGAAGAGGATCATAACTGGTTTCTTCACCAGCAATGGGTAGGTATGGCCCTTTACCTGGACGGATTTGCCGGAAATCTACAGGGGCTCAAAGAAAAGATTCCATACTTTCAGGAACTGGGAATCAACCTGATTCATATCATGCCCATCCTCAAAAGCCCTGCCGGTAAAAGCGACGGAGGCTATGCGGTCAGCGATTTCCGAGAAATCAACAAACAAGCCGGTACCCTGGAGGATATTCGTGAACTGGCAGCCGCTTTCCGTGAGCATGGCATCCTGCTGACCCTGGATGTTGTGCTCAACCATACCTCGAATCAGCATGAATGGGCCAAAAAAACCCGACAGGGTGATCTGCGATACCAGGATTATTTTTTCATCTTTGAAGATCGTAATCTCCCGGATATGTTTGAACAAACCATGCCCGAGGTTTTCCCGGACACCGCTCCTGGTAACTTTACCTGGGATGAGAGTATGCAGAAATGGGTGATGACCGTTTTTCATGACTACCAATGGGATCTCAATTACTCCAATCCCGAGGTCTTTCTGGAAATGCTGGATATTATCCTGTTCTGGGCCAACCAGGGGGCTGATATCGTCCGACTTGATGCGGTGGCCTTTCTCTGGAAGGAGTTGGGCACCAGTTGCCAGAACCGACCGGAAGCTCACCTCCTCCTCCAGCTCTTTAAAGACTGCTGTCAGGTCACAGCTCCAGGTCTGCTCTTTATTGCTGAAGCCATTGTTGCCCCTTTGGAGGTGATTAAATATTTCGGCGAGGATGCGGTGGTGGCCAAAGAGTGTGAAATTGCCTATAATGCTACCTTCATGGCCTTACTCTGGGAGGCCACAGCCACCCATAATTGCAAACTGCTTGCCCATGCCATCAAAAGCCTGCCTGGCAAATTAGAGCGGGCAACCTGGCTCAACTATATTCGCTGTCACGACGATATAGGCTTTGGTTTTGATGATGAGGATATCAAAAAAGCCGGGTATGATCCCGGTGACCACCGTCGATTTTTGATGAAGTATTTAACCGGTTCATTTGAAGGTTCCTACGCTACTGGCCAGCCCTTTGCCTTTAACAAAAAAAACGGGGATGCACGCGTATCCGGAACCTTGGCTTCGTTAGCCGGGCTGGAGTATGCTATGGCGCAGCAGGATGTACAGGAAGTAGATTTTGCGGTCAGGCGTATTCTTCTCCTCCACAGCCTGATTCTTTCTTTTGGCGGCATCCCCCTGCTCTACTACGGTGATGAGGTCGGCACCTTTAATGACTTCAGTTACAAGGAAGATGAGAACAAAGCCGATGACAGCCGCTGGATGCATCGCCCACGATTGAACTGGGAGACCTTGGCCCGCAGGGATGAGACCGGGACACCGGAATACACCATTTTTCAGGAGTTACGTAAGATGATTGCAGTCCGCAAAGAAATAGATGCCTTTGCGGATTTCAACAACCGGCAGCTGGTTGACATGGATAACGATCATCTCTTTGCCTTTCTTCGTTCCAGCCATCCGCGCTACCATCAACACCCGGTGGAACCGATTTTTGTGCTTGCCAATTTTGACCGCCACCCTCAGGCTGCGGATCTCAACGCACTCAGTGCCTACGGTTTTGGTGATGCACGATCACTCCTTGATCTTTTCACCGGACGCCCGCCCCATTGCTTTCGCAATGAGCTGATTCTTTCACCGTATCAGTTCTGTTGGCTTAAGAGCGGATGA
- the bioD gene encoding dethiobiotin synthase, which produces MNKPIVICGIDTDVGKSVVTGLLARHLMDQGKVVITQKPVQTGCKDRPEDILLHRKFMGTGWLTPDEQGLTCSYCLPLPASPHLAAERAGTEIDPARLDSATDTLTGQVDQLIIEAAGGLLVPLTRKLLLLDYLQSRSFSLILVTTPRLGSINHTLLCLEAIKHRNMDLLGLVYNLHGDDHRPEIVSDSLQIFREALGRYGFPEKVVLLPDIKESRSAHWDTLFSESSISYPLCREL; this is translated from the coding sequence ATGAATAAACCTATAGTCATTTGCGGCATAGATACTGATGTGGGCAAGTCCGTGGTCACGGGCTTGCTTGCTCGTCATTTGATGGATCAGGGCAAGGTGGTGATCACCCAGAAACCGGTGCAGACCGGCTGCAAGGATCGCCCTGAAGATATCCTTTTACACCGGAAGTTCATGGGCACGGGCTGGTTGACTCCGGACGAGCAGGGCCTGACCTGTTCCTATTGTCTTCCTTTGCCAGCCTCGCCTCATCTTGCGGCGGAACGTGCGGGTACGGAAATTGATCCGGCCCGGCTGGATAGCGCCACCGACACTCTGACCGGACAGGTGGATCAGCTGATCATTGAGGCGGCTGGCGGTCTGCTGGTCCCGTTGACCCGGAAGCTCCTGTTGCTGGATTATTTGCAGAGCCGTTCCTTCTCGCTCATCCTGGTGACCACGCCCCGCCTTGGTTCCATTAATCATACTCTGCTCTGCCTTGAGGCAATCAAGCACCGCAATATGGACCTGTTGGGGTTGGTCTATAATTTACATGGCGACGATCACCGACCTGAGATTGTCTCTGACTCGTTGCAGATCTTCAGAGAGGCTTTGGGGCGCTATGGCTTCCCGGAGAAGGTCGTGCTGTTGCCGGATATCAAGGAGTCCCGCTCTGCGCATTGGGATACCCTGTTTTCTGAAAGCTCGATATCTTACCCATTATGCCGGGAATTGTAG
- the trpB gene encoding tryptophan synthase subunit beta yields the protein MKKGYFGQWGGAFIPEVLHQTFADLEKAYKAIREDPAFWQEYVDLMGNYSCRPTPLTFAENLSDHLGGARIYIKREDLNHTGAHKANNVMGQGLLVKRMGKKRVIAETGAGQHGVATATMAARFGFDCTIYMGEVDVARQRPNVFWMEKLGATVVPVKDGSRTLKDAINEAFRDWVTNMDTTHYVFGTACGPAPFPEMVSWFQSIIGIEAEKQIKEQHGNLPDRVYACVGGGSNAMGIFQGFLEHAEVELVGVEAGGKGIDTEEHASRMVGDRATPGVAQGYKTMFLQDTDGQMLDTHSIAAGLDYVGVSPILADLGEKGRVRFEAATDTEVLEALQLTMRREGIIPALESSHAFVQAIKEAPTMSRDQAIIINMSGRGDKDIFTIAHAFDDPSWKEFIIGRAAEYAAK from the coding sequence ATGAAAAAAGGATATTTCGGCCAATGGGGCGGTGCTTTTATCCCAGAAGTACTTCATCAAACCTTTGCAGATCTCGAAAAGGCCTATAAGGCTATACGGGAGGATCCCGCGTTTTGGCAGGAATACGTCGACCTGATGGGTAATTATTCCTGTCGTCCCACTCCGCTGACCTTTGCTGAAAACCTCTCCGACCATCTGGGTGGAGCGCGGATCTACATCAAACGGGAAGACCTGAACCATACCGGTGCCCATAAGGCCAATAACGTGATGGGGCAGGGGCTCTTGGTCAAGCGAATGGGCAAAAAACGGGTCATTGCCGAAACAGGGGCAGGCCAGCACGGTGTTGCCACCGCAACCATGGCGGCTCGCTTTGGTTTTGACTGCACCATCTACATGGGCGAAGTGGATGTGGCCCGGCAGCGTCCCAATGTCTTCTGGATGGAAAAGCTAGGAGCCACAGTGGTGCCGGTAAAGGACGGCTCAAGAACCCTGAAGGACGCCATTAACGAGGCCTTCCGTGACTGGGTCACTAATATGGACACCACCCATTATGTCTTTGGTACAGCCTGCGGCCCGGCTCCTTTCCCGGAGATGGTATCTTGGTTCCAGTCTATTATCGGCATTGAGGCGGAAAAGCAGATCAAGGAGCAGCACGGGAATTTGCCAGATCGGGTCTATGCCTGCGTGGGCGGCGGTTCCAATGCAATGGGGATTTTTCAGGGATTCCTGGAGCATGCAGAGGTCGAGTTGGTCGGTGTAGAAGCGGGCGGTAAGGGTATTGATACAGAAGAGCATGCCTCCAGAATGGTGGGTGACCGGGCAACGCCCGGCGTGGCCCAGGGATATAAGACCATGTTTCTTCAGGATACTGACGGACAGATGCTGGATACACATTCCATTGCCGCAGGTCTGGATTACGTGGGTGTCTCCCCAATTCTGGCAGATCTGGGCGAAAAAGGTCGGGTCCGTTTTGAGGCGGCAACAGATACCGAGGTGCTGGAGGCCTTGCAGCTGACCATGCGGCGGGAAGGAATCATCCCCGCCTTGGAGTCCTCCCATGCCTTTGTCCAGGCGATTAAGGAGGCCCCGACCATGTCTCGGGATCAGGCAATTATTATCAATATGTCCGGTCGTGGCGACAAGGATATCTTCACCATTGCCCATGCCTTTGATGACCCTTCCTGGAAGGAGTTTATTATAGGGCGGGCTGCGGAATATGCAGCAAAATAA
- a CDS encoding toxin-antitoxin system HicB family antitoxin — protein MHNTQVITLRVPAELKNRLAHEAKSQGVSLNNLASYFLTTQLSQLETLSVVESRIAKKDISALKSKVTKILDAVPKNKKVPEWDAVQ, from the coding sequence ATGCATAACACACAAGTTATTACATTAAGGGTTCCTGCCGAGCTGAAAAATCGTTTGGCACATGAGGCTAAATCGCAAGGTGTTTCATTGAATAACCTTGCCAGCTATTTTTTGACAACGCAGTTAAGTCAGCTGGAGACATTGTCTGTCGTGGAATCAAGAATAGCAAAAAAAGACATCTCCGCTTTGAAGTCAAAAGTAACCAAAATACTCGACGCTGTGCCCAAAAACAAAAAGGTACCGGAGTGGGATGCTGTTCAATAA
- a CDS encoding putative toxin-antitoxin system toxin component, PIN family, translating to MVITLDTNTLLAALLSQAGSSHRILRLIIEEELRLAISTPVLFEYEDVLKRENILDKINMSSGQVEDLLDLLVLLADKCSVYYRLRPNLLDENDNIFVECAFTSNSRYLITSNTKDFHSGRLKSHPFKVLTPGDFYYLWRRDHA from the coding sequence ATGGTTATTACATTGGATACGAATACATTGCTGGCCGCTTTGCTCAGTCAGGCCGGGTCATCTCATCGCATTTTACGGCTTATCATCGAAGAGGAGTTGAGATTAGCAATATCCACCCCTGTTCTTTTTGAATACGAGGATGTATTAAAAAGGGAAAACATCCTTGATAAAATTAACATGTCATCCGGCCAAGTGGAAGATCTACTGGACTTGTTGGTGCTGCTTGCAGATAAGTGTTCTGTGTACTATCGCTTACGTCCTAATCTGCTTGATGAAAACGACAATATATTCGTTGAATGCGCCTTTACAAGCAACAGCCGGTATTTAATAACTTCAAACACCAAGGATTTTCACTCTGGCAGACTGAAAAGTCATCCGTTCAAAGTGTTGACTCCTGGAGACTTTTATTACCTCTGGAGGCGTGATCATGCATAA
- a CDS encoding NACHT domain-containing protein, whose translation MHNDITPSFRETVAQREFRQTYQEKLHEVYSFHEALGLMDLGEDKKISLRDIFVPLRFSRKELSESRDWEDEEGTSSLINIFMQHRHIVLSGRPGSGKTTVSRMIINLLTAKALTSFTKQCGRRIPLYFKLRDYQLSSISSPEMLLDQFVASQSRTLEYAVSREHIEFYLQQGWCFIILDGVDEVGGRENRLRTREFVLDYFMTFHKDNYVLVTSRPTGLENVPFSSYLNETEQTLPKKLLALYHVDSFNKKQTGEFCQKWFALREENPKIVQKKAVEFRDSIEKIQSLSVLKRRPVFLTMMAHIHTTKGKLPHSRAKAYEYMVDAYIEHIDITRRLHKELYPDEHYDEWTFEDKIKLLEGIAYKLQCAEGKGKDEKKHKQDDDAIIVVTRQELLEIIRNVIQKRKEGWQTIKAEHAEALLSFYLTRTGLLHEPEEERVQFSHLSFQEYLTARSIYRLVIENFFQAAEILKDEILGRLTGALFPKWSETLLLFFSLNKAATTDILKNLQNEVKGLKEDSEENEYFHILVMKMLDSEEYGIKESDLGYWTRVCVEYIARADRLNERSGESRKRNKGFDLIRQYFFSEDRAGKVEAVREVLHDLFDQYFQSIQKDKYDTREGRCFENVLYFISSPSILDDFFQSKIEEVAPVLLNRERYGLQFVAIMELFINRINALSDLAPAVYTINEAVINKEYNSKSIGYRLSKERGGEYWLDVLLRWTMLIENLSVYFITEICCDVDVVAEDIMEEIQFEELATTLSSRYIFARSFWIVNWYENVWYDRTRSASTNNGKLVARLRALGAFEILKGGARHLFQNNKIFDGTPHKAVAKFIQKIAENLDREQDRLWLNILLILSSVIAFLYSDIEHDQNGNRYDYLWTTYEELQEIYTLLQNPEALYAHLEKISTSIIDKPTFLEQYKEYDQQPYSMRHMAKTVLDRGKENYPDSDNDKIMKKCQELVERVARQVEAEKNAEA comes from the coding sequence ATGCATAACGACATCACCCCCTCCTTTCGGGAAACTGTTGCTCAGCGCGAATTTCGGCAAACGTATCAGGAAAAGCTGCATGAGGTTTACAGCTTCCACGAAGCCCTCGGCCTCATGGATCTGGGCGAGGATAAGAAAATATCGCTTCGGGATATCTTTGTCCCGCTCAGGTTTAGCCGCAAAGAGTTGAGCGAAAGCAGGGACTGGGAAGATGAGGAAGGCACTTCTTCGCTTATCAATATTTTCATGCAACATCGACATATTGTGCTTTCAGGGAGGCCGGGCAGCGGGAAGACCACGGTCTCTCGCATGATCATCAACCTGTTGACCGCCAAGGCCCTGACCAGTTTCACCAAGCAATGTGGTCGCAGGATTCCTCTGTATTTTAAACTGCGTGATTACCAGCTGAGCAGCATCTCCTCTCCTGAAATGTTGCTGGATCAATTTGTTGCATCGCAGAGCCGAACCTTGGAGTATGCGGTTTCCAGAGAGCATATTGAGTTTTATCTGCAACAGGGCTGGTGTTTCATTATCCTGGACGGGGTGGATGAGGTCGGGGGCCGGGAAAATCGTTTGCGAACCAGAGAATTCGTCTTGGATTACTTCATGACTTTTCATAAAGATAATTATGTATTAGTCACCAGTCGTCCCACAGGTTTAGAAAACGTTCCGTTCAGCAGTTATCTTAATGAAACCGAGCAAACATTACCAAAGAAATTGCTCGCGCTTTACCATGTAGACTCCTTTAATAAGAAGCAAACCGGTGAGTTTTGTCAAAAATGGTTTGCCCTCCGGGAAGAGAATCCGAAAATCGTACAAAAGAAGGCGGTGGAGTTCCGTGACTCCATTGAAAAGATCCAAAGCCTGTCCGTGCTGAAAAGACGGCCTGTCTTCCTGACCATGATGGCCCATATCCATACCACCAAAGGCAAATTGCCCCATTCCAGGGCAAAGGCCTATGAATATATGGTGGATGCCTATATTGAGCATATTGATATCACTCGCCGTCTTCATAAGGAACTGTACCCGGACGAGCATTATGACGAGTGGACCTTTGAGGATAAGATCAAACTGCTGGAAGGTATTGCCTACAAATTGCAATGCGCTGAGGGCAAAGGAAAAGATGAGAAAAAACATAAACAGGATGATGACGCAATAATTGTCGTGACTCGTCAGGAACTGTTGGAAATCATCAGGAATGTTATCCAGAAACGAAAGGAGGGCTGGCAGACTATTAAAGCGGAGCATGCAGAGGCCCTGCTCAGTTTTTATCTAACCCGAACCGGTCTTCTCCATGAACCCGAGGAAGAGCGGGTCCAGTTCTCCCATCTCAGTTTCCAGGAATATCTGACGGCCCGCTCTATCTATCGGCTGGTTATTGAAAATTTTTTCCAGGCGGCGGAGATCCTGAAAGATGAAATCCTTGGTCGATTGACCGGGGCCTTATTTCCTAAGTGGAGCGAGACCCTGCTGCTGTTTTTCAGTCTGAATAAAGCGGCGACCACGGATATTCTCAAGAATTTGCAGAATGAGGTGAAGGGGCTAAAAGAAGACAGCGAGGAGAATGAGTATTTTCATATTCTCGTGATGAAAATGCTGGATTCTGAGGAATACGGGATCAAGGAGTCGGACCTGGGATATTGGACAAGGGTATGTGTGGAGTATATTGCCAGAGCTGATCGATTGAATGAGCGTTCAGGAGAGAGCCGCAAGCGCAATAAAGGATTCGATCTGATTCGTCAGTATTTTTTTTCTGAGGATAGGGCGGGTAAAGTAGAGGCAGTACGAGAAGTACTGCATGATCTCTTTGATCAGTATTTTCAGTCTATACAAAAAGATAAGTACGATACAAGAGAAGGAAGGTGTTTTGAGAATGTCCTCTATTTTATTTCAAGTCCTTCGATACTCGACGATTTTTTTCAGAGTAAAATAGAAGAGGTAGCGCCGGTACTCCTCAACAGAGAACGCTACGGATTGCAGTTTGTGGCAATAATGGAACTCTTTATTAATCGTATTAATGCGCTATCCGATTTAGCACCAGCTGTATATACTATTAATGAAGCTGTGATTAACAAGGAATATAACAGTAAGTCAATTGGTTATAGGTTGAGTAAGGAAAGGGGCGGCGAGTATTGGCTAGATGTGTTGCTCAGATGGACAATGTTGATTGAGAATTTATCCGTTTATTTTATTACAGAAATATGCTGCGATGTGGATGTTGTTGCTGAAGATATTATGGAGGAAATACAATTTGAAGAACTCGCAACAACGTTGAGTTCTCGTTATATTTTTGCTAGATCATTTTGGATAGTGAATTGGTATGAAAATGTTTGGTATGATCGTACAAGAAGTGCATCCACAAATAATGGAAAATTAGTCGCTCGCCTTCGAGCTCTAGGAGCGTTTGAAATTTTAAAAGGGGGGGCAAGACATCTTTTTCAAAACAATAAAATATTTGATGGAACACCCCATAAAGCGGTAGCTAAATTCATACAAAAAATAGCAGAAAATCTCGATCGGGAACAAGACAGGTTATGGCTAAATATATTACTAATCCTATCCTCAGTCATCGCCTTCCTCTATTCCGACATAGAACACGATCAAAACGGCAACAGGTACGACTACCTCTGGACCACCTACGAAGAACTGCAAGAGATCTACACCCTTCTCCAAAACCCAGAAGCCCTGTACGCCCACCTGGAAAAAATATCCACCTCAATTATTGATAAGCCAACCTTTCTTGAGCAATATAAAGAATACGACCAGCAACCCTATTCCATGCGCCATATGGCCAAAACCGTGCTGGACCGGGGCAAAGAAAACTACCCGGACAGCGATAATGACAAGATCATGAAAAAATGCCAAGAGCTGGTGGAGCGGGTTGCCCGGCAGGTGGAGGCGGAAAAAAATGCAGAAGCATGA